The DNA sequence GGCAATCGTGGACGACATCCAGGCTTGGGGAGCCGGCAAGCTCCGGTGGAACGACCTCACCCGTTCGGCCATCTTCTATGGCCCGCCGGGAACCGGGAAAACCTATATTGCGCGGGCAATCGCGGCGACCGCGAAGGTGGCGGTGGTCGAGACGAATTTCGCGAAATGGCAGGCGGCGGGTCACTTGGGCGATCTGCTGGCGGCCATGGCCAAGAGCTTCGCCGAAGCCCGAGCCACAGCACCTTGCGTGATGGTCATCGACGAAATCGACTCCGCCGGTTCCCGTGAAACCGCTGGCTCGTCACTCGAATATAGACGCCAAGTGATCAACGGCTTCCTGCAAGAAGTGGATGGCTTCGCCGGCCTCGAAGGGGTCGTTCTGATCGGTTGCTGCAACGATGTTACCGCACTGGATCCGGCGATCAAACGGCCGGGCCGTTTCGATCGGCTGGTCCGGATCGACCTGCCGAACAAGGCAGCGATCACCGCTATCCTGCGACAGCATCTCGACGATGCCCTGCCCGACGATTGCATTGACGGTCTCGCGCGAATGGCGCTAGGCCGATCCGCCGCCGCCGTTTCCGGCGCCATTCGAGCCGCCCGTACCACCGCCCGCGCCAAAGGGCACCAATTGACCCCGGACGACATCGCTCGAGAGTTCGGTGGGGATCGCCCCGTCAGCTGGCGGGCCGCTGTTCATGAGGCCGGCCATGTGGCCGCGGCGTCAGCCCTGATGAAGGCTCGTGTGCTTCATGTCGCGTTGCTCCCGGATGGCGGCGGCTATACCCGGTTGAGCGCCCCGACGAACCTGGAACTAACCGCCGACGAAATCGCCGCGACCATCGCCATGAGGCTGGCGGGCAGGGAAGCCGAAATCATGCTCTGCGGTGGGCCAAGTGCGGGTGCGGGCGGTTTCCCGGAATCCGATCTCGCCCATGCCACCCGGCTGGCCATCGATTTTGAAGCATCATATGGTTTGGGGGCATCGCTGGCCTGGCGGGGACGCGAGGTAGCTTTCTCATCCTTGTCGGTGCACCAACAGGAAATTGTCGAGAAGCACCTTGCCACGGCCGCCAACTTTGCACGAGCGGTAATCGAGGCGAACCGC is a window from the Zavarzinia compransoris genome containing:
- a CDS encoding AAA family ATPase; the encoded protein is MAKYERRPDWLRILLAAQFQDMAAFKAPRLRIDLTTANCAADMMTRDAIRDLLDAGNDPFTVEACDMPAKRKLRVPLSSMLITLALAEAFGTFARFERSMRREGHVTIVECRGFVSAAQLHEAWSESFPIPARIVHRDSGRGPGRLERFIDEIDQAVLTSMPVIVILRDARELPAIYRKIADDTLTVSGISSEGVIWLLKYTHSQTGRIAHWRVREALPDDRTMRRMTMTEIGAALREETAIKAAVRLAELATLNAVDGPTLADFTEFGEAYRVGKAIVDDIQAWGAGKLRWNDLTRSAIFYGPPGTGKTYIARAIAATAKVAVVETNFAKWQAAGHLGDLLAAMAKSFAEARATAPCVMVIDEIDSAGSRETAGSSLEYRRQVINGFLQEVDGFAGLEGVVLIGCCNDVTALDPAIKRPGRFDRLVRIDLPNKAAITAILRQHLDDALPDDCIDGLARMALGRSAAAVSGAIRAARTTARAKGHQLTPDDIAREFGGDRPVSWRAAVHEAGHVAAASALMKARVLHVALLPDGGGYTRLSAPTNLELTADEIAATIAMRLAGREAEIMLCGGPSAGAGGFPESDLAHATRLAIDFEASYGLGASLAWRGREVAFSSLSVHQQEIVEKHLATAANFARAVIEANRDAVIGLARDLHNRRTLENDDLDAWMQLMRRPAMTVAGNTSKAIA